The Deinococcus cellulosilyticus NBRC 106333 = KACC 11606 genome contains a region encoding:
- a CDS encoding serine hydrolase domain-containing protein, with amino-acid sequence MKKTLCMSLTVVLTVACAQGMDPQARLSQLVDIFHDTQAFMGTVIITQKGKITFEKSVGLADVNRSLPNTSDTVYRVASITKSFTAVAVLKLQEEGKLKVTDPLSTYLPDYPNGQNITLHHLLTHTSGVFNFTERANLLSFSGTRPSLAELTRTFDQEPVYFKPGEGFHYSNSGYILLGRVIEVASGMPYETYLQQKVLSPLGWKASGFHRDDVVVPARAEGHQPSGEGFEKANLFTYEVTHAAGGLSATPRELAQWLPGILSGKLLAPESVQRFTSPVFTDPRGNPYAYGVTVGKLLGKTYVGHGGALPGYTSFMAYFPDEQLGVVLLSNVTGRNVEGMLSRLYLAYHQQH; translated from the coding sequence ATGAAAAAAACCCTCTGCATGTCTTTGACCGTGGTTCTGACGGTTGCTTGCGCCCAGGGCATGGACCCCCAGGCCCGCCTCTCTCAGCTCGTGGACATCTTCCATGACACCCAGGCGTTCATGGGCACCGTGATCATCACCCAGAAAGGCAAAATCACCTTTGAGAAATCGGTCGGTCTGGCAGATGTGAACCGGTCCCTTCCCAACACCTCGGACACCGTCTACCGGGTGGCCTCCATCACCAAAAGCTTCACGGCTGTGGCCGTACTCAAACTGCAAGAAGAGGGCAAACTCAAAGTCACCGATCCCCTCAGCACGTACCTGCCCGATTATCCCAACGGACAAAACATCACCCTGCACCACCTGCTCACCCACACCTCCGGGGTCTTCAATTTCACCGAGCGGGCAAACCTGCTGAGCTTTTCCGGGACCAGACCCAGCCTGGCGGAACTCACACGGACTTTTGACCAGGAGCCTGTGTATTTCAAGCCAGGCGAAGGGTTTCATTACAGCAACTCGGGGTACATCCTGCTGGGCCGGGTGATCGAAGTGGCTTCTGGCATGCCTTATGAGACGTACCTGCAGCAAAAGGTGCTCTCACCCCTGGGATGGAAAGCTTCCGGTTTCCACCGGGATGATGTGGTGGTGCCAGCCCGGGCAGAAGGCCATCAGCCTTCAGGGGAAGGCTTTGAAAAGGCGAACCTGTTCACCTATGAGGTGACCCATGCTGCAGGCGGGTTGTCTGCCACCCCCCGGGAACTGGCCCAGTGGCTTCCCGGCATCCTCAGTGGCAAACTGCTGGCCCCGGAATCCGTCCAGAGGTTCACCTCCCCTGTGTTCACCGATCCCCGGGGCAATCCTTATGCTTACGGTGTGACGGTGGGCAAGTTGCTGGGCAAAACGTATGTGGGTCATGGTGGGGCATTGCCGGGCTACACGTCATTCATGGCTTACTTTCCGGATGAGCAGTTGGGGGTGGTCTTGCTCTCGAACGTCACTGGACGGAATGTGGAGGGCATGCTCAGTCGCCTTTACCTCGCTTACCATCAACAACATTAA
- a CDS encoding Tn3 family transposase yields MWRACSVAFTSLTINNINPDRPGSTFSGSAPGKLIKSNLMVANCLVFHTVYLLTRQIRELKRTGKLALEEMLRHLNPYWMGLLNRFGRYDWEVKRMPDPVMLDHKG; encoded by the coding sequence ATGTGGAGGGCATGCTCAGTCGCCTTTACCTCGCTTACCATCAACAACATTAACCCTGATCGACCAGGAAGCACCTTCAGCGGGTCTGCACCCGGGAAGCTGATCAAGTCCAACCTGATGGTGGCCAACTGCCTGGTGTTTCACACGGTGTACCTGCTCACCAGACAGATCAGGGAACTGAAACGGACCGGAAAGCTGGCGCTGGAGGAGATGTTAAGGCATCTCAATCCTTACTGGATGGGGCTTCTGAACCGGTTTGGTCGGTATGACTGGGAGGTGAAGCGCATGCCAGATCCTGTGATGCTGGATCACAAAGGGTAA
- a CDS encoding alpha/beta fold hydrolase — MPTLNLKVNGISHWVKIAGQGPPILALHGGPGGNHFVFEHTTGPMLEKFRKLIYLESRGCGRSQRPTNGDWSIPALLSDLDEVLTQLELPEVTLFGNSFGGGLATTYALTRPQRVKTLILQAPWWFGMDVASHQISGFLPLLPPALRTEVQSLLLHQPARDTLEFIWSQIEGDVADRFLFEDLQVAALNRQLWEESGLVNTGEMHDFLLQHPPDPIHHRLGELSCPTLVLLGKHDRNIPVAQTLTLASSIPNCKGVVFENSAHFPDLEEALRFVQAIKDFLLPT, encoded by the coding sequence ATGCCCACCCTGAACCTGAAGGTCAATGGCATCTCCCACTGGGTGAAAATCGCCGGGCAAGGCCCTCCCATTCTGGCTTTGCATGGCGGCCCGGGCGGCAACCACTTCGTGTTTGAGCACACCACCGGTCCAATGCTGGAAAAGTTCAGAAAGCTGATCTACCTGGAATCCCGGGGCTGTGGCCGTTCACAGAGGCCCACCAACGGGGACTGGAGCATCCCCGCCCTGCTTTCAGACCTTGATGAGGTGCTCACGCAACTGGAGCTGCCAGAAGTCACGCTGTTCGGGAATTCCTTTGGGGGTGGACTGGCCACCACCTATGCCCTGACCAGACCCCAGCGGGTGAAAACCCTGATCCTGCAGGCCCCCTGGTGGTTTGGCATGGATGTGGCCTCCCACCAGATTTCCGGTTTCCTGCCGCTTCTTCCTCCAGCCCTGAGAACAGAAGTGCAAAGCCTCCTGCTGCATCAACCAGCCCGGGACACCCTGGAATTCATCTGGAGCCAGATCGAGGGTGATGTGGCCGACCGTTTTTTGTTTGAGGACCTTCAGGTGGCCGCCCTCAACCGTCAACTCTGGGAGGAAAGTGGACTGGTGAACACCGGAGAAATGCATGACTTCCTCCTGCAGCACCCCCCTGATCCCATCCACCACCGACTGGGTGAACTGTCATGCCCCACGCTCGTCTTGCTGGGAAAGCACGACCGCAACATTCCTGTGGCCCAGACCCTGACGCTGGCTTCCAGCATCCCCAACTGCAAGGGGGTGGTGTTTGAGAACAGCGCCCATTTTCCTGATCTGGAAGAGGCCCTTCGGTTTGTTCAGGCCATCAAGGATTTTCTGTTGCCGACCTGA
- a CDS encoding sensor histidine kinase: MDACAVCRDPDRLKQLLVILTSNAIKYTPDGGSVSFRLRSRNGKAELCIRDTGVGIAAEELGRVFERHYRAKQEGLTDPGGSGLGLSLAKWIVEEHKGEILLESTVGVGTEVRVRLPLLIK, translated from the coding sequence GTGGATGCCTGTGCGGTCTGTAGGGACCCGGATCGCCTGAAGCAGTTGCTGGTGATTTTGACCAGCAACGCCATCAAATACACACCGGATGGGGGTTCGGTGTCATTCCGCCTGAGGTCTCGGAACGGCAAGGCGGAGTTGTGCATTCGGGACACCGGGGTGGGCATTGCTGCTGAGGAGCTGGGAAGGGTGTTTGAGCGGCATTACCGGGCGAAACAAGAAGGCCTCACGGATCCAGGGGGGAGTGGGCTGGGGCTTTCCCTGGCGAAGTGGATTGTGGAGGAGCACAAAGGGGAGATCCTGCTGGAGAGCACGGTGGGGGTGGGAACTGAAGTGCGGGTGAGGTTGCCGTTGCTCATCAAGTGA
- a CDS encoding glycosyltransferase, whose amino-acid sequence MRVLLFHTHALGGVDHHLRALACHLSRKGVEVQLLSPCPWTFPEDARVTVHPFEGRGMGLHLRLFSPSTLHQLSALVKEKHIDVVNAHGLLPAGLNAAFNRDLTRLPFRLVTTLHGSDLPSTVWDGETRAALRYGLSRSDALTAVSSHVATQLGQHLRLESLPRVQVVPPFVQQGTSPERARVAGPPVVVHVTNYRQMKRSRDALFVLKAVLGEQNVTLLMVGTGPDRLACERLAKHLGVQDHVRFLSLPGDLGPTLRLGQVLLLPAEHETSNLLSMQALQWGVPIVAAQAGSTPEVVLPQRTGTLHPVGDVQGMARGVLQVLSQWDQYHQEALAFSGSFHPDRLTSQYLQVYQHSLTGEGRQEGLKEGSPVLSLLG is encoded by the coding sequence ATGCGGGTGCTGTTGTTTCACACCCACGCGCTGGGGGGAGTGGACCACCACCTGAGGGCCCTGGCGTGCCACCTGTCCCGAAAGGGCGTGGAGGTGCAGCTGCTTTCCCCCTGCCCGTGGACGTTCCCGGAAGATGCACGGGTGACCGTGCACCCGTTTGAGGGGAGAGGGATGGGTTTGCACCTGCGCCTGTTCTCCCCGTCGACCCTCCATCAACTCTCTGCGCTGGTGAAAGAAAAGCACATTGATGTGGTGAACGCCCACGGTTTGCTCCCGGCGGGATTGAATGCAGCGTTCAACCGGGACCTCACCCGCCTGCCTTTCCGGCTGGTCACCACCCTGCACGGCAGTGACCTCCCCTCCACCGTGTGGGACGGGGAGACCCGGGCAGCCCTCCGGTACGGGCTGAGTCGTTCAGATGCCCTCACGGCGGTGTCCTCGCACGTGGCCACCCAGCTGGGGCAGCACCTGCGCCTGGAGTCCCTGCCCAGGGTGCAGGTGGTTCCACCGTTCGTCCAGCAAGGAACGTCCCCGGAGCGAGCCAGGGTTGCTGGTCCCCCGGTGGTGGTGCACGTCACGAACTACCGGCAGATGAAACGCTCCAGGGACGCTCTGTTTGTGCTCAAAGCGGTGCTCGGTGAGCAGAATGTCACCCTGCTGATGGTGGGAACCGGGCCGGACCGTCTGGCCTGCGAACGCCTCGCGAAACATCTCGGGGTGCAGGACCATGTGCGGTTTCTGAGCCTGCCCGGAGACCTCGGTCCTACGCTGAGGCTGGGGCAGGTGCTGTTGCTGCCCGCAGAACATGAAACCTCAAATCTGCTGTCCATGCAGGCCCTGCAGTGGGGGGTGCCCATCGTGGCTGCGCAGGCCGGCAGCACCCCTGAAGTGGTTTTGCCGCAACGCACCGGCACCCTGCATCCGGTGGGGGACGTGCAGGGCATGGCCCGGGGGGTTTTGCAGGTGCTCTCGCAGTGGGACCAGTACCATCAGGAAGCCCTTGCTTTCAGTGGTTCCTTCCATCCAGACCGGCTCACCTCACAGTACCTGCAGGTGTACCAGCACAGCCTGACCGGGGAAGGCAGGCAGGAAGGCCTCAAGGAAGGGTCCCCTGTGTTGTCCCTGCTGGGTTGA
- a CDS encoding HAMP domain-containing sensor histidine kinase encodes MPRASLSPLLLRQGMLCGALLLFSLLCWGLYAKNQRQDMDRLLILTASQVQAGLETAGPVYLQHLPAVDLQVLWYGPEGLVVARSGPSPNPTLRPTRPQQGLIRALPWWMEHLPSLQKKPVLTEGATLRTLEVQGERWRSLTWSFAGQQVLEVRFPLMQMEQAQRVLLVVMLTLTLLMCVLMGVILQRTTRRVLAPLRDLTRTADRIARSRDLSQRVSSFPHQDELGDLSSTLNQMLDNLEWAVKAQRQFVAEASHELRTPITIVRGNLELLQRYPTMLPEQRDAILHDALLEMSRLGRLVEDLLTVAKKDAGLKLLLGQVHYSEVVVEAVRNAQKLKSEQHLSLIQDTDLWVKGDRDRLSQLLLILLDNALKYTPQGGHITVQVTGQAGWVTTVVQDTGVGMTPEEVRQVFERFFRAEHAREHNPTGSGLGLPIAHWIVEQHGGTVDVQSEVGKGTQVTFTLPMWTAGHANA; translated from the coding sequence GTGCCCCGTGCTTCCCTCTCCCCTCTCCTGCTGCGTCAGGGGATGCTGTGCGGAGCGCTGCTGCTGTTCTCGCTGCTGTGCTGGGGACTTTACGCCAAGAACCAGCGGCAGGACATGGACCGTCTGCTGATCCTCACCGCAAGTCAGGTGCAGGCAGGACTCGAGACCGCTGGACCAGTGTACCTTCAACACCTGCCTGCTGTGGACCTGCAGGTCCTGTGGTATGGCCCTGAGGGCCTGGTGGTGGCCAGGTCAGGCCCTTCGCCCAACCCGACCTTGAGACCCACCCGTCCACAGCAGGGTTTGATCCGGGCTTTGCCCTGGTGGATGGAACATCTTCCTTCACTCCAGAAAAAACCCGTGCTGACTGAGGGCGCAACGTTGCGCACCCTGGAGGTGCAGGGGGAAAGGTGGCGTTCCCTCACCTGGAGTTTTGCAGGACAGCAGGTGCTGGAGGTCCGGTTTCCCCTGATGCAGATGGAACAGGCCCAGAGGGTCCTGCTGGTTGTGATGCTGACGCTGACCCTCCTGATGTGCGTGTTGATGGGGGTGATCCTGCAGCGGACCACCAGAAGGGTGCTCGCCCCCCTGCGGGACCTCACCCGCACGGCAGACCGCATTGCACGGTCACGCGATCTGTCCCAGCGGGTGTCGTCTTTTCCCCACCAGGACGAACTCGGGGACCTGTCCAGCACCCTCAACCAGATGCTGGACAACCTGGAGTGGGCGGTGAAAGCCCAGCGTCAATTTGTGGCCGAAGCGTCCCATGAACTCCGGACGCCCATCACCATCGTGCGGGGGAACCTGGAGTTGCTGCAACGCTACCCCACCATGCTGCCAGAACAGCGCGACGCCATTTTGCATGACGCCCTGCTCGAAATGTCCCGGCTGGGACGCCTGGTGGAGGACCTGCTGACGGTGGCCAAAAAGGACGCCGGACTGAAACTGCTGCTGGGTCAGGTGCACTACTCGGAGGTGGTGGTGGAGGCGGTGCGAAACGCCCAGAAACTCAAATCTGAACAGCACCTCAGTCTCATTCAGGACACGGACCTCTGGGTGAAAGGGGACCGGGACCGCCTCAGTCAACTGCTGCTGATCCTGCTGGACAACGCCCTCAAGTACACCCCGCAAGGGGGGCACATCACCGTGCAGGTGACCGGGCAGGCGGGATGGGTGACCACCGTGGTGCAGGACACCGGAGTGGGGATGACCCCAGAGGAGGTCCGGCAGGTGTTCGAGCGCTTCTTCCGGGCCGAGCATGCCCGTGAGCACAACCCGACAGGAAGCGGCCTCGGACTTCCCATCGCCCACTGGATTGTGGAGCAGCACGGGGGAACGGTGGACGTTCAGAGTGAGGTGGGCAAAGGCACCCAGGTCACCTTCACCCTCCCCATGTGGACCGCTGGACATGCAAATGCCTGA
- a CDS encoding response regulator transcription factor, which translates to MSHILVVDDDARMRMMLRRGLEFEGHLVLEAETGSEALNLLRTRNILLVILDITMPDLSGLEVLKKVRSSSEHIPVILLTAKDHPDDHVYGLESGADDYITKPFYFDVLLARVRLILKRFQPDTKQELRHADLHLDLQRHQVTRSGRILGLSPLEFRLLQCFMENPERVFTKPMLLDRVWGMDYFGDVNVVEVAISALRQKLEEGGASRLIHTIRGAGYILRED; encoded by the coding sequence ATGTCTCACATTCTGGTGGTCGATGACGATGCCCGCATGCGCATGATGCTCCGACGTGGCCTGGAATTCGAAGGCCACCTGGTGCTCGAAGCCGAGACCGGCAGTGAAGCCCTGAACCTCTTGCGGACCCGCAACATCTTGCTGGTGATCCTCGACATCACGATGCCAGACCTCTCCGGACTCGAGGTCCTGAAGAAGGTGCGCTCGTCCAGTGAGCACATCCCGGTGATCTTACTCACCGCCAAAGACCACCCGGACGACCATGTGTACGGGCTGGAGTCTGGTGCAGACGACTACATCACCAAGCCCTTTTACTTTGATGTGCTGCTGGCCCGGGTGCGCCTGATCCTCAAGCGTTTCCAGCCGGACACCAAACAGGAGTTGCGCCATGCAGACCTGCACCTGGACCTGCAACGCCACCAGGTGACCCGCTCTGGCCGCATCCTGGGCCTCTCTCCTCTGGAATTCCGGTTGCTGCAGTGCTTCATGGAGAACCCCGAGCGGGTCTTCACCAAACCGATGCTGCTCGACCGGGTGTGGGGCATGGATTACTTCGGAGATGTCAATGTGGTCGAGGTGGCCATCAGTGCCCTGAGGCAAAAGCTGGAGGAGGGTGGAGCCAGCAGACTCATTCACACCATTCGCGGGGCCGGGTACATCCTCCGGGAGGATTGA
- a CDS encoding PadR family transcriptional regulator, with translation MDYSDGMIHDPNALLLLGLLKGEQQHGYQLHDFIEKNLAHFTQLKKATAYAALDRLEKAGLIQSHNEQAGNRPTRKVYGLTLQGEKHFLELLRIHLSQPDPLPEYGNLGMLFVNELPQQEVLLLLQERAKLLEQQIETLQKVPTHEGHIGRGLIGVDLTVSRQLNLLQADLEWLKRTLHTLQSQPDHAGITQRA, from the coding sequence ATGGACTATTCTGATGGAATGATCCATGACCCCAACGCGTTGCTGCTGCTCGGCCTCCTCAAAGGAGAACAGCAACACGGGTACCAGCTGCACGACTTCATCGAAAAAAACCTGGCCCACTTCACCCAGTTGAAAAAAGCCACCGCGTACGCCGCCCTGGACCGGCTGGAAAAAGCAGGACTGATCCAGTCCCACAACGAACAGGCCGGCAACCGGCCCACCCGCAAGGTGTATGGCCTCACCCTGCAGGGGGAAAAACACTTCCTGGAGTTGCTGCGCATCCACCTGTCCCAGCCGGACCCCCTGCCGGAATACGGCAACCTCGGGATGCTCTTCGTGAACGAACTGCCCCAGCAGGAAGTGCTGTTGCTCTTACAAGAACGGGCAAAGCTGCTGGAGCAACAGATTGAAACCCTGCAAAAAGTGCCCACCCATGAAGGCCACATCGGACGGGGACTGATCGGGGTGGACCTGACGGTCTCCAGACAGCTGAACCTGCTTCAGGCGGACCTTGAGTGGCTCAAACGCACCCTGCACACCCTGCAAAGTCAGCCAGACCACGCTGGGATCACCCAGAGGGCGTGA
- a CDS encoding ankyrin repeat domain-containing protein encodes MPPHIKKAAQQLNQLMDTADLETMETLMNSWGEQLPEVLGWQGSEKHLPPLHHAILQGKLDVARLLLQKGARLELRDHRQRTPLYLAYAGKHVDLALELLQMGASMDTQNTAGTRVLDVVVASGNLEHLEMFLQKGLLLDHQNQHGMTPLHWAAWSGNPQMVDRVLEHTAFPLTVKDHLGRLPLHHSSTVEVFDHLLSLFPDQDVNTRFENGRCFVHLLAERGHFPLLRHLYERGEDLTVTDLGRNTVLHYASVRDQPDMVGWLISVGQDVNSRNHSNQRPLHWAAELGTLEVVKVLLAHGAKVNVKTNFSDLIRHTQTPLYMAVSHSHLEVARLLLQHRAKVNEINDSSNTTALCEAVSKDDLKMMQLLLDHGALPRGISRKGDAPYEYFYFPLGLVRSPEALDLLLQHGADINERNRYEGTALHWLVDRMESRTLKTPEGQKLLEVLDRLIALGANVQAENNHGRTPLADAQSKQVSERLTAAMQHGGSAQPLSAEHEVQQTLQDHYTDLIQGMVHHITGTEPPSGPAENATGVGRELFELADQVDTVHGLAAFEAVLDRATPQDVQHLDTSPFDSEETALLRVTYRLQRFGKEPGFPEISDFHRVIHKLLSKGANPNHPESLYGDGALHKVVKASSTYHRPEQLQALFALIDLLLEHGAEVNLKNADFNTPLDFVTHQEILEHLRSRGGVHGKHNGALFEAIESGKPKRVQQMLDLEAKVNGKDPEGITPLMHAANHARPELVRLLLDHEAQVASKDRLGRTALHFACARGAFEVIDHLLQAGADPNVQTRQGETPLEFLVRLEWPRNEAVEARQQTARTVTRMVARGADLSVKNQRGHTPLDLCSTQALRTEIERALREKP; translated from the coding sequence ATGCCCCCACACATCAAAAAAGCAGCACAACAATTGAATCAATTGATGGACACCGCAGATCTGGAAACCATGGAAACCCTGATGAACAGTTGGGGAGAGCAACTCCCCGAGGTGCTGGGCTGGCAGGGCAGTGAAAAACACCTGCCTCCCTTGCATCACGCCATCTTGCAGGGCAAACTTGACGTGGCACGATTGCTCCTGCAAAAAGGGGCCAGACTGGAGTTGAGAGACCACCGCCAGCGCACCCCGCTGTACCTGGCTTACGCAGGGAAACACGTTGATCTTGCCCTCGAACTCTTGCAGATGGGGGCGAGCATGGACACCCAGAACACCGCCGGAACCCGGGTGCTGGATGTGGTGGTGGCGTCCGGCAACCTTGAACACCTCGAAATGTTCCTGCAAAAAGGCCTCCTTCTGGACCACCAGAACCAGCACGGCATGACCCCTTTGCACTGGGCGGCATGGTCCGGGAACCCCCAGATGGTGGACCGGGTGCTGGAACACACGGCTTTTCCTCTCACCGTCAAAGACCACCTGGGTCGCCTGCCCCTGCACCACAGTTCCACCGTGGAGGTCTTCGACCACCTGCTTTCCCTGTTCCCGGACCAGGACGTGAACACGCGTTTCGAGAACGGCAGGTGCTTCGTGCACCTGCTGGCCGAAAGGGGCCACTTTCCGCTGCTCAGGCACCTGTACGAACGGGGAGAGGACCTCACGGTGACGGACCTGGGAAGAAACACGGTGCTGCATTACGCCTCTGTGCGAGACCAGCCGGACATGGTCGGGTGGCTGATTTCCGTGGGGCAAGACGTCAACAGCCGCAACCACAGCAACCAGCGGCCCCTGCACTGGGCTGCAGAACTCGGCACCCTCGAGGTGGTGAAGGTGCTGCTGGCACACGGGGCGAAAGTCAACGTGAAAACCAACTTCAGTGACCTGATCCGCCACACCCAGACCCCCCTTTACATGGCGGTCTCCCACAGTCACCTGGAAGTGGCCCGGCTTTTGTTGCAGCACCGCGCAAAAGTGAACGAAATCAACGACTCTTCCAACACCACGGCCCTGTGCGAAGCGGTCTCCAAAGACGACCTCAAGATGATGCAATTGCTGCTGGACCACGGGGCCCTGCCCCGGGGCATCAGCCGCAAAGGGGACGCACCCTACGAATACTTCTATTTCCCACTGGGGCTGGTCAGAAGTCCTGAAGCCCTGGACCTCTTGCTGCAGCACGGGGCAGACATCAATGAACGCAACCGGTATGAAGGCACCGCCCTGCACTGGCTGGTGGACCGCATGGAGTCCCGCACCCTCAAAACCCCCGAAGGGCAAAAACTGCTCGAAGTGCTGGACCGCCTGATTGCCCTCGGGGCGAACGTGCAGGCCGAAAACAACCACGGCAGGACCCCCCTCGCGGACGCCCAGAGCAAACAGGTTTCCGAGCGGCTCACGGCTGCCATGCAGCATGGAGGGTCCGCACAACCCCTCTCGGCAGAACATGAGGTGCAACAAACCCTGCAAGACCACTACACGGACCTGATTCAGGGGATGGTCCATCACATCACTGGAACAGAGCCGCCCTCCGGGCCAGCAGAAAATGCCACAGGGGTGGGCAGAGAGCTTTTTGAACTCGCCGACCAGGTGGACACGGTCCACGGGCTTGCCGCCTTCGAAGCCGTGCTGGACCGGGCCACCCCACAGGACGTGCAGCACCTGGACACCAGCCCGTTTGACAGCGAAGAAACCGCACTGCTCAGGGTCACCTACCGCCTGCAACGCTTCGGCAAGGAGCCCGGCTTCCCTGAGATTTCCGACTTTCACCGGGTGATCCACAAACTGCTCAGCAAAGGGGCCAACCCCAACCACCCGGAAAGCCTTTATGGGGATGGTGCCCTGCACAAGGTGGTGAAGGCCAGCAGCACATACCACAGGCCCGAACAGCTGCAAGCACTGTTTGCACTGATCGACTTGCTGCTCGAACACGGTGCAGAGGTCAACCTGAAAAACGCAGATTTCAACACCCCACTGGACTTTGTGACCCATCAGGAGATCCTGGAGCACCTGAGAAGCCGGGGGGGCGTGCACGGCAAGCATAACGGAGCCCTGTTTGAAGCCATCGAAAGTGGAAAACCCAAAAGGGTCCAGCAGATGCTGGACCTGGAGGCAAAAGTGAACGGCAAAGACCCGGAAGGCATCACCCCTTTGATGCACGCCGCCAACCATGCCAGACCTGAACTGGTGCGGCTGTTGCTGGACCACGAGGCACAGGTGGCCAGCAAGGACCGTCTGGGTCGCACCGCCCTGCACTTCGCCTGTGCCAGAGGCGCATTTGAGGTGATCGATCACCTGCTGCAGGCCGGAGCGGATCCCAATGTGCAAACCCGGCAGGGCGAAACCCCCCTGGAATTTCTGGTGCGGCTGGAATGGCCCCGGAATGAAGCTGTGGAAGCCCGGCAGCAGACCGCCAGAACGGTGACCCGCATGGTGGCCCGTGGGGCAGACCTGAGCGTGAAAAACCAGCGAGGCCACACCCCCCTGGACCTGTGCTCCACTCAGGCCCTGCGCACCGAAATCGAACGGGCATTGAGAGAAAAACCTTAA
- a CDS encoding TetR/AcrR family transcriptional regulator, with amino-acid sequence MFSSSPGRRERKKAATRDAIANAALKLFLEKGFDGVSIKDIADLADVSTTTVFKHFPSKEALLFDQDADQEAQLLSAVQNRPAGQSALQALCGFFVAHTQAIHQDPRMEDFIQLVTRTPALMEYGRRMWTRHGAALARVLALDAGRPAGDFTAAALAHFVLEIPHLVRGHPDPATAFKDAFEVLEKGWGSMHAAPA; translated from the coding sequence ATGTTTTCCTCCTCTCCAGGTCGCCGGGAGCGCAAGAAGGCTGCCACCCGCGACGCCATTGCCAACGCCGCCCTGAAATTGTTCCTGGAAAAAGGCTTCGATGGGGTCAGCATCAAAGACATTGCTGACCTGGCCGATGTCTCCACCACCACCGTGTTCAAACACTTCCCCAGCAAAGAAGCCCTGCTCTTCGACCAGGACGCCGACCAGGAGGCACAGCTCCTCTCTGCCGTGCAAAACCGCCCGGCAGGACAGTCGGCCCTGCAGGCCCTGTGTGGTTTCTTCGTGGCCCACACCCAGGCCATCCACCAGGACCCGCGCATGGAGGACTTCATCCAACTGGTCACCCGCACCCCTGCCCTCATGGAGTACGGGCGCCGCATGTGGACCCGCCATGGGGCTGCGCTGGCACGGGTTCTTGCCCTGGATGCTGGGCGACCTGCAGGGGACTTCACTGCGGCAGCCCTGGCCCATTTTGTGCTGGAAATTCCCCACCTGGTCCGGGGCCATCCCGACCCCGCAACGGCGTTCAAAGACGCCTTCGAGGTGCTCGAAAAAGGCTGGGGCAGCATGCATGCTGCCCCAGCCTGA